AATTTCTCAAAAATCAAAGGGGCTTAACCATTTCCAACCCGTTCCAGCACAGGAGACTTGGATATGAAACGGCACAAAACCAAATATCCCGGTGTGTTCTATCGAGAGGCGAACAGATTGGGCGGCCCCGGGAAGGAGAGGGTCTATTACATCGTCTTCAAAAAGGACGGAAAAATCTACGAGGAGAAGGTAGGCCGCCAGTTTGCTGACGACATGACCCCGGCCCGGGCGAACCAGATTCGGTCGCAACGCATCGAGGGGAAGCGCCCATCACGGAGAGAATTACGGGCAGCTGCAAAAGAAACCAAATGGACGATTGATCGCCTTTGGGAGCAATACCTGAGCGACAAACCTGATACCAAGAGTTGGAGAACTGATCGTTATCGTTATAATAAATTCCTCAAAGACAGCTTTGGACAAAAAGAACCAAAGGATATTTCCCCATTGGATACCCATCGCTTGCGGCTTCAGCTTGCTAAAAATCTTGCCCCTCAGACTGTAAAGCATGTCTTAGTTCTTCTGACCAGGATCATTAATTTTGGACTAAAAAAGGGGTTGTGCCAGGGTCTTTCTTTTAAGGTGGAGATGCCCAAGGTTTACAACATAAAAACTGAGGACTTGAGTCTCGAGCAAATGGCCAAGCTCTTAGAGGCGCTGGCAAAAGAGCCGGACATTCAAGCAGCAAACTTTATGAAATTAGCTCTGTTGACCGGTATGAGGCGGAGCGAATTATTCAAGCTTACCTGGGATGATATTGACTTTGAGCGTGGTTTTATCCATATCCGAGATCCCAAAGGGCGAAAAGACCAAAAAATCCCTTTAAATCCCGAGGCCAGGACAGTGCTTTTAAACCATCCCCGCTTAGAGTCGTCCTTCGTATTTCCAGGGCGTAACGGCAAACAACGGACCCGTAATCCCAGACGCATAGATGCCATCAGGAAGGCCTGTGGTCTGCCGGCAGACTTTCGCCCCTTACACGGGTTGCGTCACACCTTTGCCAGCTCCTTGGCCTCCTCCGGGCAAGTGGATCTTTACACCCTACAAAAGCTTCTCACCCATAAAAGTCCGGCCATGACCCAGCGATATGCCCACTTGAGGGATGAAGCCCTAAAGCGAGCTGCGGCTTTGGCAGGGACCTTGGTCAATCGGGCGATAAATGGCAACAATCTGCCTCAGGCCGTCTTGCAGGATTAGAAGAGTAACTAATGTCCGATTACGATAAACTGTGAGCCAAGGTGCGCATCGGTTAGGGCTCCTCCGATAAGTTGCTGGGAAGATCATTGACTTGCATACGAAGGGAAAGGCGGATTATCTTCCTCAAAAAGACCTGGCGCCATCGAAACAGACATGCATCCCAGTCTACAGGCGTTCTTGTCAAGCTTATGAGGTTGAAGGATGTGAAAACGAAGTTGAGTCTAATACTTAATAGAATGGATAGAGGTTCATTACCGGCCCGTCGAAGAATTGGGGGCTACTTGGCCGAACTTTTTGATTATAAAGACCCTCGAAGAATAGACGAATGGTCCTTTTGGCCATCGCTTTGCCGACAAATGGAAAGGCCCTCGGATCTGGGCGATTGGCTGATTATTTCACACATAAAAGAGGCTCCGGTGAGCATACTCATTGGAGCTCCCTAATTCCGGAGCCAGGCTTCAGGCAGAAATTGGGACTTGCAGCCAACTGAAAACGGAAGGCCTTTTCCAAAAAAGCGGTTGCCTTCCATACGGCTGGATCCATGTCATTAGGTCTCTCATCAGACAGCCCATGACTGCTGCATTACACGAGAATACCCCACCCTGGAATTTTTAGCCCTCCAGACGCTTACCACCTCAAGGACGGATTGGGCAGGTAACAAGAATCAGGCAAGCCGTTTCATTTCTCCGACTTAGATTCCCTTCGGGAGGACCACCCTTCCTAAGGGACAACAACACCACCCACCAAGCCTTCACCCGCTTCCCCCAAGGAATGGGGGCCACAGTCCCCTCAAGGAAATTGGCCAAGATGCCCCCATTTTTAGTCAGCTGACGGGCAAACCCAGACTCATACGAGGTCTCATTAATTTATCCTAACAATATTTTAACATTTATGTGAATTATATCACATTAATTTGCCGGGCTGCCTTCAGTAATTCTTTTATAATTAATAATACATACCATAAATATCTTACTTTTGTGAAAAATTAGGCAAAGGGAGTCCATGCTTATTTTAGGCTTATAGCAACAAATATTCGATATGGCGTATAGGAATATTTAAAGGGAAAATTAGGTTTGCTGAGAGAAAAAAATTACCTTGACATAGACAAAAATATATTTAAAAAAATCTTTGAAGACTGCAGGGGCCGCTCCTGGGAGGCAGGTCTGCAGCACATTTGCTACTGAGACCTCGATATGAATACTACGTGATTTTTAAAAAGATTTTTAAGATTTTTAAAAGCCTGTGGAGGGAGGATAATTATCCCCTCTTTCACGGGCTTTTTTTCTCATGAGGCTACCATGACTCAAAGAGAAAAGAACTGGGATAAGAAACTTTATCTTACCGATGTCGAAGCAGCTCGGCTTTTATCGGTTTCTCCGCAGACCTTGCGCAATTGGCGGAGTCTTGGCGAAGGGCCACCTTACATAAAGAAAAACCGCCTGGTTCGTTACCGTTTCGATGACCTCATCACATTTATGGAATCCGGTCGAATTGAGCCTGCGGCCCATGGGGAAGCTAAAAAATGACGGCTGCCGAGGTTGCCAAAGCATTAGCCGGAGACCGATGCCCGCAACGAGCAGGCAGAGGGTGGTTAACCTGGTGCCC
This DNA window, taken from Desulfobaccales bacterium, encodes the following:
- a CDS encoding helix-turn-helix domain-containing protein; protein product: MTQREKNWDKKLYLTDVEAARLLSVSPQTLRNWRSLGEGPPYIKKNRLVRYRFDDLITFMESGRIEPAAHGEAKK
- a CDS encoding site-specific integrase; this translates as MKRHKTKYPGVFYREANRLGGPGKERVYYIVFKKDGKIYEEKVGRQFADDMTPARANQIRSQRIEGKRPSRRELRAAAKETKWTIDRLWEQYLSDKPDTKSWRTDRYRYNKFLKDSFGQKEPKDISPLDTHRLRLQLAKNLAPQTVKHVLVLLTRIINFGLKKGLCQGLSFKVEMPKVYNIKTEDLSLEQMAKLLEALAKEPDIQAANFMKLALLTGMRRSELFKLTWDDIDFERGFIHIRDPKGRKDQKIPLNPEARTVLLNHPRLESSFVFPGRNGKQRTRNPRRIDAIRKACGLPADFRPLHGLRHTFASSLASSGQVDLYTLQKLLTHKSPAMTQRYAHLRDEALKRAAALAGTLVNRAINGNNLPQAVLQD